In Shewanella psychrotolerans, the genomic stretch ACAGATTTGCATAAATTGTTTCTCCTCGCTACCAAATCCTCATTTTCCTTTCTGATGTCGACTCGTTTGATTGGTTGTTTAAGTTAAATTTAACCATGGCTTATGCCTTATTTCAGACGCTTTCAAAGGTGGAGATTCGTGCGGAACACACTATTTTTAATTTTGATTAACTTTTGCGCTTGACTTCAAACTGAGTTTCTCTAGTATATGGACATATAGACGTCCAAACGTCCATTTAACATTTATTCGAACGTCTGAGGAAATTGAGATGGCTTTTCACCACGCACAACATGCAAACTCATTAAACCAAAGCTTGTCTGAGCTCAATGGTGACATAAACGTTTCTTTCGAGTTTTTCCCGCCGGCCTCGCCAGAGATGGAAACTATCTTATGGAACTCTATTCGACGTCTTGAGCCACTTAATCCTAAGTTTGTTTCGGTGACCTATGGCGCTAACTCTGGCGTTCGCGATCGCACCCATGGTGTGATTGAGCGTATCCAAAAAGAGACCAATTTGGTCGCCGCGCCTCATCTTACGCTCGTCGATGCTAGCGATGAGGAGCTTGTTGAGTTAGCAAAGCATTACTGGAACTCAGGCATTCGAGATATTGTTGCGTTACGTGGTGATTTACCTAATGGCAGTCCTAAGCCGACTCGATTTGCTAATGATCTCGTTCGCTTACTACGTTCGGTAGCTGATTTTGACATTTCTGTCGCTGCCTATCCCGAGGGGCATCCTGATGCTACCAATGCGCAAGCCGATCTGATTAATCTTAAGAAGAAGATTGATGCGGGCGCCAATCGAGCCATTACTCAGTTTTTCTTTGATGTAGAATCTTATTTACGTTTTCGCGACCGCTGTGTCGCGGCGGGGATCGATGTCGAGATCATCCCTGGTATTTTGCCCGTGACTAACTTTACTCAATTAAAACGTTTTGCGGGTATGACTAATGTGTCCATTCCTCGTTGGCTACATAAGCAGTTTGAGGGGTTAGATGACGACCCATCGACGCGTCAACTTGTTGGGGCTAACGTGGCTATCGATATGGTCAAAGTGCTATCTCGTGAAGGGGTGAAGG encodes the following:
- the metF gene encoding methylenetetrahydrofolate reductase: MAFHHAQHANSLNQSLSELNGDINVSFEFFPPASPEMETILWNSIRRLEPLNPKFVSVTYGANSGVRDRTHGVIERIQKETNLVAAPHLTLVDASDEELVELAKHYWNSGIRDIVALRGDLPNGSPKPTRFANDLVRLLRSVADFDISVAAYPEGHPDATNAQADLINLKKKIDAGANRAITQFFFDVESYLRFRDRCVAAGIDVEIIPGILPVTNFTQLKRFAGMTNVSIPRWLHKQFEGLDDDPSTRQLVGANVAIDMVKVLSREGVKDFHFYTLNRAELTYAICHTLGVRPAK